In a single window of the Caulobacter soli genome:
- a CDS encoding intermediate filament-like cell shape determinant CreS: MRLLSKGDRNTKGGVKPVMLAAENERPEGEGADRLVEATQAIGVRYETIHGGLDSISRVVEHLRAIEPLLSEIRGPVAEEFEARRAEHAELIALRAAFEQAARQLAHAQAEERELSAKLAASDAALTESDARRQSLDVALEDGALEIDRLRNGLQQSELKVGGLEASLRDASARAEHLSQDVETLRVQTQDIDTRRGESEAALAAAKQQSALQVEELGTVKKRLEQAGADVARLSRIETELEAQIAAERARILAADNALSTVQADSARTIRGLEAQVESGRAEVLALQTRLETATGRADKLEEMNGQISARLNDSSAQQQAVERRAGDLNVALERALERVRNLEDEVEDLRGRHAGVDTARAAAIERADQLAKTVGAHEKALKRAEERAAQLRTRFETLQASEDEVRRAHDDKIAEMQAEIERIRSEAALAEGALESARRDRSRLQMALLGATSDDMQAAG, encoded by the coding sequence ATGAGGCTGCTGTCGAAGGGCGATCGCAACACCAAGGGCGGCGTCAAGCCGGTCATGCTGGCCGCCGAGAATGAGCGCCCCGAAGGCGAGGGCGCCGACCGCCTGGTCGAGGCCACCCAGGCCATCGGCGTTCGCTACGAAACCATCCATGGCGGGTTGGACAGCATCAGCCGCGTGGTCGAGCACCTGCGCGCCATCGAGCCGCTGCTGTCGGAGATCCGCGGCCCGGTCGCCGAGGAGTTCGAGGCCCGCCGCGCCGAGCACGCCGAACTGATCGCCCTGCGCGCCGCCTTCGAACAGGCCGCGCGCCAACTTGCCCACGCCCAGGCCGAGGAACGCGAGCTGTCGGCCAAGCTGGCGGCCAGCGACGCCGCCCTGACCGAATCCGACGCCCGTCGCCAATCCCTGGATGTCGCCCTCGAGGACGGCGCCCTGGAGATCGACCGCCTGCGCAACGGCCTGCAGCAGTCCGAGCTGAAGGTCGGCGGCCTGGAGGCTTCGCTGCGCGACGCCTCCGCGCGCGCCGAGCACCTGAGCCAGGATGTCGAGACCCTGCGCGTCCAGACCCAGGACATCGACACCCGTCGTGGCGAGTCCGAAGCCGCCCTGGCCGCGGCCAAGCAGCAATCGGCCTTGCAGGTCGAAGAGCTGGGCACCGTGAAGAAGCGCCTGGAGCAGGCCGGGGCCGACGTGGCCCGCCTGTCGCGCATCGAGACCGAGCTGGAAGCCCAGATCGCCGCCGAGCGCGCCCGCATCCTGGCCGCCGACAACGCCCTGAGCACCGTACAGGCCGACAGCGCCCGCACGATTCGCGGCCTGGAGGCTCAGGTCGAGTCGGGCCGCGCCGAGGTTCTGGCCCTGCAGACCCGCCTGGAAACCGCCACCGGCCGCGCCGACAAGCTGGAAGAAATGAACGGCCAGATCTCGGCCCGCCTCAACGATTCCAGCGCCCAGCAACAGGCCGTCGAGCGCCGGGCCGGCGATCTCAACGTCGCCCTGGAGCGCGCCCTGGAGCGGGTCCGCAACCTGGAAGACGAGGTCGAGGACCTGCGTGGCCGCCACGCCGGCGTCGACACCGCTCGCGCCGCCGCGATCGAGCGCGCCGACCAGTTGGCCAAGACCGTCGGGGCTCACGAAAAGGCGCTCAAGCGCGCCGAGGAACGCGCCGCCCAGCTGCGCACCCGTTTCGAGACCCTGCAGGCCTCGGAAGACGAGGTCCGCCGCGCTCACGACGACAAGATCGCCGAGATGCAGGCCGAGATCGAACGGATCCGCTCGGAGGCCGCCCTGGCCGAAGGCGCCCTGGAATCGGCCCGCCGCGACCGCTCGCGCCTGCAGATGGCCCTGCTGGGCGCCACCAGCGACGACATGCAGGCCGCCGGCTAA
- a CDS encoding GNAT family N-acetyltransferase has product MKIDVFPALELPAEVRAAWSAAQAGAARFDSPFLSPLWAQAVARAQGSHSDIRVAVQRDMAGQPAAFLAVRKRGSTAMPVGAPMCDYQAVVTRDPGFRADARAMLRATGVSRFDFCHMQADDPAFAGQGRGQAASWVIDVADGYAAYEAERKAAGVGVLKDIDKKRRKAEREIGPARFTALSDSRADYDQLIVWKRAQLAATGQTDLFKTPWVTRLMDELLETRDPAFGGGLYTLHLGDELAAVHFHLRGGGTIHGWLIAHDPKFERYSPGLLLFQDILKSLDTGPYKRLDLGAGDYRFKRELSNRQQGVMFGFLGAPSVSTLARTAVYGLREVAEALPLGPMSALPGKAMRRIDVLRGLR; this is encoded by the coding sequence TTGAAGATCGACGTCTTCCCCGCCCTGGAACTGCCCGCGGAGGTCCGCGCGGCCTGGTCGGCCGCCCAGGCCGGCGCGGCGCGTTTCGACAGCCCGTTCCTGTCGCCGCTGTGGGCCCAGGCCGTGGCGCGCGCCCAGGGCTCGCACAGCGACATCCGCGTCGCCGTCCAGCGCGACATGGCCGGTCAGCCCGCCGCCTTCCTGGCCGTGCGCAAGCGCGGCTCCACCGCCATGCCGGTCGGCGCGCCGATGTGCGACTACCAGGCCGTAGTGACCCGCGACCCCGGTTTCCGCGCCGACGCCCGCGCCATGCTGCGGGCGACCGGCGTCTCGCGCTTCGATTTCTGCCACATGCAGGCCGACGATCCGGCGTTCGCCGGGCAAGGTCGCGGCCAGGCCGCCTCGTGGGTGATCGACGTCGCCGACGGCTACGCCGCCTACGAGGCCGAGCGCAAGGCGGCCGGGGTCGGCGTCCTGAAGGACATCGACAAGAAGCGCCGCAAGGCCGAGCGAGAGATCGGCCCCGCCCGCTTCACCGCCCTGTCGGACTCGCGCGCCGACTACGACCAGCTGATCGTCTGGAAGCGGGCCCAGCTGGCCGCCACCGGCCAGACCGACCTGTTCAAGACCCCCTGGGTCACGCGGCTGATGGACGAGCTGCTTGAGACCCGCGATCCGGCGTTCGGCGGCGGGCTCTACACCCTGCACCTGGGCGACGAGCTGGCGGCCGTGCACTTCCACCTGCGCGGCGGCGGCACGATCCATGGCTGGCTGATCGCCCACGATCCCAAGTTCGAGCGCTATTCGCCGGGCCTGCTGCTGTTCCAGGACATCCTCAAGAGCCTGGACACCGGTCCCTACAAGCGCCTGGACCTAGGGGCCGGCGACTATCGATTCAAGCGCGAACTGTCGAACCGTCAGCAGGGCGTGATGTTCGGGTTCCTGGGCGCGCCTTCGGTCTCGACCCTGGCCCGCACGGCGGTCTATGGCCTGCGCGAGGTCGCCGAGGCGCTGCCGCTGGGGCCGATGTCGGCCCTGCCCGGCAAGGCGATGCGGCGGATCGACGTGCTGCGCGGCCTGCGCTGA
- a CDS encoding hydrogen peroxide-inducible genes activator produces MLPTLRQLQYLKLLSEHGSFSRAAEACHVTQPTLSAGIQELEKILGAPVVDRARSGVILTAAGQEAVRRAEAILAQAEDLVQAARGAGQPLAGRFRLGVIPTVAPYLLPRALPALRDQFPKLKLYLREDLTHRLIAALKSGALDAALIALPYDMTGLDWAHVEDDELLAAAPANHRMAAFDRVDPESLRGDDMILLEDGHCLRDHALAACGLEPPKGIGDDESFAATSLPTLVQMIGSGLGVSFLPSMAVAAGLAQNAPVTIRPLASDHSSREIVVAWRAGSSRGAEGRLLAQTLRDLPPAALSPRH; encoded by the coding sequence ATGCTCCCCACCCTGCGCCAGCTGCAATATCTCAAGCTCCTGTCTGAGCACGGCTCGTTCAGCCGGGCGGCCGAGGCCTGCCACGTCACCCAGCCAACCCTGTCGGCCGGCATCCAGGAACTGGAGAAGATCCTGGGCGCGCCCGTCGTCGACCGGGCCCGCTCGGGCGTGATCCTGACCGCCGCCGGCCAGGAAGCCGTTCGCCGGGCCGAGGCGATCCTGGCCCAGGCCGAAGACCTGGTGCAGGCCGCGCGCGGAGCGGGCCAGCCCCTGGCCGGCCGTTTCCGCCTGGGCGTGATCCCCACCGTCGCCCCCTATCTGCTGCCCCGCGCCCTGCCGGCCCTGCGCGACCAGTTCCCCAAGCTGAAGCTCTATCTGCGCGAGGACCTGACCCATCGGCTGATCGCCGCCCTGAAATCCGGCGCCCTGGACGCGGCCCTGATCGCCCTGCCCTACGACATGACCGGCCTGGATTGGGCCCATGTCGAGGACGACGAACTGCTGGCCGCCGCCCCGGCCAACCACCGCATGGCCGCCTTCGACCGAGTCGATCCCGAATCCCTGCGCGGCGACGACATGATCCTGCTGGAAGATGGCCACTGCTTGCGCGACCACGCCCTGGCCGCCTGCGGGCTGGAGCCGCCGAAGGGGATCGGCGACGACGAGAGCTTCGCGGCCACCTCCTTGCCCACCCTGGTGCAGATGATCGGCTCGGGCCTGGGCGTGTCGTTCCTGCCGTCGATGGCGGTGGCGGCGGGCCTGGCCCAGAACGCGCCGGTGACCATCCGCCCGCTGGCCTCCGACCATTCCAGCCGCGAGATCGTCGTGGCCTGGCGGGCCGGCTCCAGCCGGGGCGCGGAGGGGCGGCTGCTGGCCCAGACCCTGCGCGACCTGCCGCCCGCCGCGCTTTCGCCACGGCACTAG
- a CDS encoding M3 family metallopeptidase, protein MKRRSFLAAASATALMPMIAKAATPAPASSNPLLAPWTGPHGGLPPLDKVKPDLFAAAFEAAMTEQRQELFALTAKRSAPTFESILAAYQDSGRTLNRVASLFGVFTSTMNDAAMQKVEAESTPKLAAFGDEIVQNEQLFARIKAVYDARETSGLTPEQQRLTWVTYNYFARQGAALDATKKARLGQINQALASLYTRFSQNELADEEGYTLELAEGDLAGLPDSVKAGAAAAAEEKGLKGKWLITNTRSSMEPFLVYSDRRDLREKGWKLWVSRGDNNDAHDNKAVITDILKLRAEKAQLLGFETYAHWITADNMAKTPDAAMDLMMQVWKPAVARVHEEVSDMQKVADAEGATFKIAPWDYRHYAEKVRKARYDLDQNAVKPYLQLEKLREAIHWAAGQLYGFTFTQIKDVPVCHPDVRVWEVTKGPQRVGLWYFDPYARAGKQSGAWMSEYRTQEKFRGVVTPIVSNNCNFVKGKPGEPVLISWDDASTMFHEFGHALHGLNSDVNYPGLAGTNVARDFVEFPSQLNEHWLPTKPVLEKFAVHYQTGKPIPADLVAKIEKAKTFNQGFITVEYLSSAIYDMKIHLAAKGQAIDPAAFETSTMAEIGMPSEIVMRHRPTQFGHIFSGDGYSAGYYDYIWADTLTADAAEAFEEAPGGFYDKAVAKRLHDDIMSVGNTIDAGEAFRRFRGRDVKIGALMRNRGFPVPPGA, encoded by the coding sequence GTGAAGCGCCGTTCCTTTCTCGCCGCCGCCAGCGCGACAGCCCTGATGCCCATGATCGCCAAAGCCGCCACGCCCGCCCCCGCCTCGTCGAACCCGCTGCTGGCCCCCTGGACGGGTCCGCACGGCGGCCTGCCGCCGCTGGACAAGGTCAAGCCCGACCTATTCGCGGCCGCCTTCGAGGCGGCCATGACCGAGCAGCGCCAGGAGCTGTTCGCCCTGACCGCCAAGCGCTCGGCGCCGACCTTCGAGAGCATCCTGGCCGCCTACCAGGACTCGGGACGTACCCTCAACCGAGTGGCCTCGCTGTTTGGGGTGTTCACCTCGACCATGAACGACGCGGCCATGCAGAAGGTTGAGGCCGAGAGCACACCGAAGCTGGCGGCGTTCGGCGACGAGATCGTCCAGAACGAGCAGTTGTTCGCTCGCATCAAGGCCGTCTACGACGCCCGCGAGACCAGCGGCCTGACGCCCGAGCAGCAGCGCCTGACCTGGGTGACCTACAACTACTTCGCCCGCCAGGGCGCGGCGCTGGACGCGACCAAGAAGGCGCGCCTGGGCCAGATCAACCAGGCCCTGGCCAGCCTCTACACCAGGTTCAGCCAGAACGAGCTGGCCGACGAGGAGGGCTACACCCTGGAGCTGGCCGAGGGTGACCTGGCCGGCCTGCCGGACTCGGTGAAGGCCGGGGCCGCCGCCGCCGCCGAGGAAAAGGGCCTGAAGGGCAAGTGGCTGATCACCAACACCCGCTCGTCCATGGAACCCTTCCTGGTCTATTCCGACCGTCGCGACCTGCGCGAAAAGGGCTGGAAGCTGTGGGTGTCGCGCGGCGACAACAACGACGCCCATGACAACAAGGCGGTGATCACCGACATCCTCAAGCTGCGCGCCGAGAAGGCCCAGCTGCTGGGCTTCGAAACCTACGCCCACTGGATCACGGCCGACAACATGGCCAAGACCCCGGACGCGGCCATGGATCTGATGATGCAGGTCTGGAAGCCGGCCGTGGCGCGGGTCCACGAGGAAGTGTCCGACATGCAGAAGGTGGCTGACGCCGAAGGCGCGACCTTCAAGATCGCCCCCTGGGACTATCGCCACTACGCCGAGAAGGTGCGCAAGGCGCGCTACGACCTCGACCAGAACGCGGTCAAACCGTACCTGCAACTGGAGAAGCTGCGCGAGGCCATCCACTGGGCGGCGGGCCAGCTCTACGGTTTCACCTTCACCCAGATCAAGGACGTGCCGGTCTGTCATCCGGACGTGCGCGTGTGGGAAGTGACCAAGGGTCCCCAGCGCGTGGGCCTGTGGTACTTCGACCCCTACGCCCGGGCCGGCAAGCAGTCGGGCGCCTGGATGAGCGAGTACCGCACCCAGGAGAAGTTCAGGGGCGTGGTCACCCCGATCGTCTCCAACAACTGCAACTTCGTGAAGGGCAAGCCCGGCGAGCCGGTGCTGATCTCGTGGGACGACGCCTCGACCATGTTCCACGAGTTCGGCCACGCCCTGCACGGCCTGAACTCGGACGTGAACTATCCCGGTCTGGCCGGCACCAACGTGGCCCGCGACTTCGTGGAGTTCCCCAGCCAGCTGAACGAGCACTGGCTGCCGACCAAGCCGGTGCTGGAGAAATTCGCCGTCCACTACCAGACCGGCAAGCCGATCCCCGCCGACCTGGTGGCCAAGATCGAGAAGGCCAAGACCTTCAACCAGGGCTTCATCACGGTGGAGTACCTGTCGTCGGCCATCTACGACATGAAGATCCATCTGGCCGCCAAGGGTCAGGCCATCGACCCGGCGGCCTTCGAGACGTCGACCATGGCCGAGATCGGCATGCCGTCCGAGATCGTCATGCGCCACCGGCCCACTCAGTTCGGCCACATCTTCTCGGGCGACGGCTATTCGGCCGGCTATTACGACTACATCTGGGCCGACACCCTGACCGCCGACGCCGCCGAAGCCTTCGAGGAGGCGCCGGGCGGCTTCTACGACAAGGCCGTGGCCAAGCGCCTGCACGACGACATCATGAGCGTGGGCAACACCATCGACGCGGGCGAGGCCTTCCGCCGCTTCCGTGGTCGCGACGTCAAGATCGGCGCCCTGATGCGCAACCGCGGCTTCCCGGTTCCGCCAGGGGCGTAA
- the ahpC gene encoding alkyl hydroperoxide reductase subunit C, protein MSLINTEIKPFTAEALKGGKFITISEADLKGNWSVVFFYPADFTFVCPTELEDLADNYAEFRKLGVEIYSVSTDTHFAHKAWHDTSEAVGKIEYTMVGDPTGKISRNFDVLIEEVGLADRGTFVIDPEGKIQIVEITAGGIGRDALELLRKIKAAQYVASHPGEVCPAKWEEGEATLKPSLDLVGKI, encoded by the coding sequence ATGTCCTTGATCAACACCGAGATCAAACCCTTCACCGCCGAAGCCCTCAAGGGCGGCAAGTTCATCACGATCAGCGAAGCCGATCTGAAGGGCAACTGGTCCGTCGTGTTCTTCTATCCGGCCGACTTCACCTTCGTCTGCCCGACGGAGCTGGAAGACCTGGCTGACAACTACGCCGAGTTCCGCAAGCTGGGCGTCGAGATTTACTCGGTGTCGACCGACACCCACTTCGCCCACAAGGCCTGGCACGACACCTCGGAAGCCGTGGGCAAGATCGAATACACCATGGTCGGCGACCCGACCGGCAAGATCAGCCGCAACTTCGACGTCCTGATCGAGGAAGTCGGCCTGGCCGATCGCGGCACCTTCGTGATCGACCCGGAAGGCAAGATCCAGATCGTCGAGATCACCGCCGGCGGTATCGGCCGCGACGCCCTGGAACTGCTGCGCAAGATCAAGGCCGCTCAGTACGTCGCGTCGCACCCGGGCGAAGTCTGCCCCGCCAAGTGGGAAGAGGGTGAAGCCACCCTGAAGCCGTCGCTCGACCTCGTCGGCAAGATCTAA
- a CDS encoding SRPBCC family protein: protein MKHLLLAATLALTATAAHAEVVDAQPNGFEVKRVAVLNAPADKVYAALSQPSQWWNKDHTWSGSSANLSLAPMAGGCFCEKLPNGGSVMHMTVVFAQPGQGLRLFGALGPLQTTGAAGHLGWTLAEKDGKTTLTQTYDVGGYMKGGLDKIAPAVDGVLGEQFDRLKAYVETGKTP from the coding sequence ATGAAACACCTGCTGCTCGCCGCCACGCTGGCCCTGACCGCCACCGCAGCCCACGCCGAAGTCGTCGACGCCCAGCCGAACGGCTTCGAGGTCAAGCGCGTCGCCGTGCTCAACGCCCCGGCCGACAAGGTCTATGCGGCGCTGTCCCAGCCCTCGCAGTGGTGGAACAAGGACCACACCTGGTCGGGCTCTTCGGCCAATCTGTCCCTGGCCCCGATGGCCGGCGGCTGTTTCTGCGAGAAGCTGCCCAATGGCGGCTCGGTGATGCACATGACCGTGGTCTTCGCCCAGCCCGGCCAGGGCCTGCGGCTGTTCGGCGCCCTGGGGCCGCTGCAAACGACCGGGGCGGCGGGACACCTGGGTTGGACCCTGGCGGAGAAGGACGGCAAGACCACCCTGACCCAGACCTATGACGTCGGCGGCTACATGAAGGGCGGCCTCGACAAGATCGCGCCGGCGGTCGACGGGGTCCTGGGCGAACAGTTCGACCGCCTGAAGGCCTATGTCGAGACGGGCAAGACCCCGTAA
- a CDS encoding DUF2218 domain-containing protein, which produces MQSHARLNTDKAARYMIQLAKHWSHKFEVSFDDTSALIPLPLGTCSMLADPEGLDVTIEAADLEALARLEDVVAAHLLRFAFREPVKQLAWTRAWEAGRIDPPALRINRVAP; this is translated from the coding sequence ATGCAGAGCCACGCCCGTCTCAACACCGACAAGGCCGCGCGCTACATGATCCAGTTGGCCAAGCACTGGAGCCACAAGTTCGAGGTGTCGTTCGACGACACCTCGGCCTTGATCCCGCTGCCGCTGGGAACCTGCAGCATGCTGGCGGATCCCGAAGGCCTGGACGTCACGATCGAGGCCGCCGACCTGGAGGCCCTGGCCAGGCTGGAAGACGTCGTCGCCGCGCACCTGCTGCGCTTCGCCTTCCGCGAGCCGGTCAAGCAGCTGGCCTGGACCCGCGCCTGGGAGGCCGGCCGCATCGATCCGCCGGCCCTGCGGATCAATCGTGTCGCCCCGTAA
- a CDS encoding PadR family transcriptional regulator has translation MFGRHHHHHGRHIHGEHHSRHPFGFHGHEGHHRRGGRMGRFFDHGDLRLVVLKLIADKPSHGYELIKAVETAAGGAYTPSPGVIYPTLTLLEELGYVTASDAGGGKKLYTITDEGQAFLESNSQPVHGLFTRMAEAAAQSAAFSPQIMRARENLKTALRLKLTSGALTPEQVAAIAKVMDEAAAAIEGV, from the coding sequence ATGTTTGGACGTCATCACCATCACCACGGCCGCCACATTCATGGCGAGCACCACAGCCGTCATCCGTTCGGCTTCCACGGCCACGAAGGCCATCACCGTCGCGGCGGTCGCATGGGCCGGTTCTTCGACCACGGCGACCTGCGCCTGGTCGTGCTCAAGCTGATCGCCGACAAGCCCAGCCACGGCTACGAGCTGATCAAGGCCGTCGAAACCGCCGCCGGCGGCGCCTACACCCCCAGCCCGGGCGTGATCTATCCCACCCTGACCCTGCTGGAAGAGCTGGGCTACGTCACCGCGTCCGACGCCGGCGGCGGCAAGAAGCTCTACACGATCACCGACGAGGGCCAGGCCTTCCTGGAAAGCAACAGCCAGCCGGTCCACGGCCTGTTCACCCGCATGGCCGAAGCCGCCGCCCAGAGCGCCGCCTTCTCGCCGCAGATCATGCGGGCCCGCGAGAACCTCAAGACCGCGCTGCGCCTGAAGCTGACCTCCGGCGCCCTGACCCCCGAACAGGTCGCGGCGATCGCCAAGGTCATGGACGAGGCGGCCGCCGCCATCGAAGGGGTCTAG
- a CDS encoding glutamate racemase: MSIGVFDSGVGGLTVHRALVNRLPQADFVYLADQANAPYGGRPGEEIVELTKAGCERLFDTGASLVVLACNTASAIALRRLQQTWLPGYRKQLGRPINILGIIVPTIEAATGLPWEHEAERRGDKVEQLDVLGVFSTQGTTNSRVYEIEIDKRKQDIAVFSQPCPDLVPMIEADAGAVDLAKAVEGYVQALKTRIGRYPDRAVLGCTHYEIIADIFRAALPAGTPVIHQPASTADALELYLQRHPEFDPGTGGTRQFLTTGAPGPQNGLVESFWGGPLRFEAA, translated from the coding sequence ATGTCCATCGGCGTCTTCGACTCCGGCGTGGGCGGCCTCACGGTCCACCGCGCCCTCGTGAACCGTCTGCCTCAGGCGGACTTCGTCTATCTCGCCGACCAGGCCAACGCCCCCTATGGCGGGCGGCCTGGCGAAGAGATCGTGGAACTGACCAAGGCCGGCTGCGAGCGCCTGTTCGACACGGGCGCCAGCCTGGTGGTCCTGGCTTGCAACACCGCCTCGGCCATCGCTCTGCGCCGTCTGCAGCAGACCTGGCTGCCCGGCTATCGCAAACAGCTGGGCCGGCCGATCAACATCCTGGGCATCATCGTGCCGACCATCGAGGCGGCCACGGGCCTGCCCTGGGAGCACGAGGCCGAGCGGCGCGGCGACAAGGTCGAGCAGCTGGACGTGCTGGGGGTGTTCTCGACCCAGGGCACCACCAATTCGCGCGTCTACGAGATCGAGATCGACAAGCGCAAGCAGGACATCGCGGTGTTCTCGCAGCCCTGTCCGGACCTGGTGCCGATGATCGAGGCCGACGCCGGGGCCGTCGACCTGGCCAAGGCGGTCGAAGGCTACGTCCAGGCGCTGAAGACCCGCATCGGCCGCTATCCCGACCGCGCGGTGCTGGGCTGCACCCACTACGAGATCATCGCCGACATCTTCCGCGCCGCCCTGCCGGCTGGCACCCCGGTGATCCACCAGCCGGCCTCGACGGCCGACGCGCTGGAACTCTACCTGCAGCGCCATCCGGAATTCGACCCCGGAACCGGCGGCACGCGCCAGTTCCTGACCACCGGCGCGCCGGGGCCACAGAACGGGTTAGTCGAGAGCTTCTGGGGTGGACCGCTGCGGTTCGAGGCGGCTTAA
- the ahpF gene encoding alkyl hydroperoxide reductase subunit F — protein MLDDGLKTQLKAYLQNLRQPIELVASLGEGQGSKDMLALLEDVAATSDKVSLNLAGDDARKPSFAITRADDSASVRFAGLPLGHEFTSLVLALLHVGGHPPKFDAEVLDQVRALDGEFRFETYFSQSCQNCPDVVQALNTMAALNPNITHVAIDGALFQAEVEERQVMAVPTILLNGQPFGQGRMSLEQILAKLDTGVAAREAEKIKTKDAFEVLVIGGGPAGAASAIYAARKGISTGVAAERFGGQVLDTMAIENFISVSHTEGPKLAMALEQHTKDYDVDIMNLQKAVGLVPARTPGGLIEVKLENGASLKSRSVILATGARWRNINVPGEAEYKNKGVAYCPHCDGPLFKGKRVAVIGGGNSGVEAAIDLAGLVAHVTLIEFDSQLRADAVLQRKLASLPNVRIVTSAMTTEVLGDGNKVTGLTYKDRNHDTAHQVDLEGVFVQIGLVPNTEWLKDTGVALSNRGEIEVDHRGATSLPGVFAAGDATTTPYKQIVIAMGEGSKAALSAFDYLIRQEPAVPAEQEAA, from the coding sequence ATGTTGGACGATGGTCTGAAGACCCAGCTGAAAGCTTATCTGCAGAATCTGCGCCAGCCGATCGAGCTGGTCGCCTCGCTGGGCGAGGGCCAGGGTTCCAAGGACATGCTGGCGCTGCTCGAGGACGTGGCCGCCACCTCCGATAAGGTCAGCCTGAACCTGGCCGGCGACGACGCCCGCAAGCCATCCTTCGCGATCACCCGCGCTGACGACAGCGCCAGTGTCCGTTTCGCCGGCCTGCCCCTGGGCCACGAGTTCACCTCGCTGGTGCTGGCCCTGCTGCACGTCGGCGGCCACCCGCCGAAGTTCGACGCCGAGGTGCTGGATCAGGTCCGCGCCCTGGACGGCGAATTCCGCTTCGAGACCTATTTCTCGCAGAGCTGCCAGAACTGCCCGGACGTCGTCCAGGCGCTCAACACCATGGCCGCCCTGAATCCCAACATCACCCACGTCGCCATCGACGGCGCGCTGTTCCAGGCCGAGGTCGAGGAGCGCCAGGTCATGGCCGTTCCGACCATCCTGCTGAACGGCCAGCCGTTCGGCCAGGGCCGCATGAGCCTGGAGCAGATCTTGGCCAAGCTGGACACCGGCGTGGCGGCCCGCGAAGCCGAGAAGATCAAGACCAAGGACGCCTTCGAGGTCCTGGTTATCGGCGGCGGTCCCGCCGGCGCGGCCTCGGCGATCTACGCCGCCCGCAAGGGCATCAGCACCGGCGTCGCGGCCGAGCGCTTCGGCGGCCAGGTGCTGGACACCATGGCCATCGAGAACTTCATCTCGGTCTCGCACACCGAGGGTCCGAAGCTGGCCATGGCCCTGGAGCAGCACACCAAGGACTATGACGTCGACATCATGAACCTGCAGAAGGCGGTGGGCCTGGTCCCCGCCCGGACGCCGGGCGGCCTGATCGAGGTCAAGCTCGAGAACGGCGCCAGCCTGAAGTCGCGCAGCGTGATCCTGGCCACCGGCGCCCGTTGGAGGAACATCAACGTGCCCGGCGAGGCCGAGTACAAGAACAAGGGCGTGGCCTATTGCCCGCACTGCGACGGCCCGCTGTTCAAGGGCAAGCGCGTGGCGGTGATCGGCGGCGGCAACAGCGGCGTCGAGGCGGCCATCGACCTGGCCGGCCTGGTCGCCCACGTGACCCTGATCGAGTTCGACAGCCAGCTGCGCGCCGACGCCGTCCTGCAACGCAAGCTGGCCAGCCTGCCCAACGTGCGCATCGTCACCTCGGCCATGACCACCGAGGTGCTGGGCGACGGGAACAAGGTCACCGGCCTGACCTACAAGGATCGCAACCACGACACGGCCCATCAGGTCGATCTGGAAGGCGTGTTCGTGCAGATCGGCCTGGTGCCCAACACCGAATGGCTGAAGGACACGGGCGTGGCTCTGAGCAACCGCGGCGAGATCGAGGTGGACCATCGCGGCGCCACCTCGCTGCCCGGCGTGTTCGCCGCCGGCGACGCCACGACGACGCCCTACAAGCAGATCGTCATCGCGATGGGCGAGGGTTCGAAGGCGGCGCTGTCGGCCTTCGATTACCTGATCCGCCAGGAGCCGGCGGTTCCCGCCGAGCAAGAGGCCGCCTGA